The Buchnera aphidicola (Formosaphis micheliae) nucleotide sequence TGAGGAGCATTTTGAACATAATCTGAATTTAGCCAATAATTAATCCATGGAATAGGATTAGAATTTGTTGAAAAAGGTGATTTTAATCCTATTGCATTCATACGAATATTTGTAATATATTCAATATATTGAATTAAAATGTCTTTATTTAGTCCTAGCATAGAGCCATTTTTAAAAAGATATTCTGCCCATTTTTTTTCTTGTTCAGCTACTAATTTAAATAATTGAAAAGCTTCTTCTTCACATTCTGATGCTATATTTTTCATATTTTCATTAATTGGATTTGTTTTTATAATGTTTAACATGTATTGTGTACTATTTAGATGTAATGCTTCATCTCTAGCTATTAATCTAATTATTTTTGCATTTCCTTCCATAATTTGTCTTTCTGCAAAAGCAAAAGAACATGCAAAACTGACGTAAAATCTAATGGCTTCTAATGCATTTACACTGATTAAACATAGATATAATGTTTTTTTTAATGTTTTTAAATTAATATATATTTTTTCATTATTAATAATATGGCTACCTTCTCCTAACATATGCCAGTAATTAGTCATTTTAATAAGTTTATCATAATAAGCTGAAATGTCTTTAGCTCGCGAAATAATATTTTTATTGGTAATAATGTCATCAAAAATTAAAGATGGATTATTAACAATATTTCTAATGATATGAGTATAAGATCTAGAATGAATTGTTTCAGAAAATGACCAAGTTTGTATCCATGTTTCTAATTCTGGAATAGAGACAATTGGTAAAAATGCTACATTTGGACTTCTACCTTGAATTGAATCTAATAAAGTTTGATATTTCAAATTACTTAAGAAAATATGTTTTTCGTTTTTTGGTAAATTATGATAATCGATATTATCTCTAGATAAATCTATCTCTTCTGGTCTCCAAAAAAAAGATAGTTGTTTTTCTATAAGATTTTCAAAAATTTTATATTTTTGTTGATCATAACGGGAAATATTTACTGATTGTCCAAAAAACATTGGTTCAATTAGTTGATTATTTTTTTTTTTTGAAAACGTAGTATATGTCATAATTTTTATATTTTAACCTGATAGTAGTAAGTTACTACTTATAGAATTGTTTTATAATATCATATTTTATAGTAAGTATATGAATAGAATTATGTTATATTGAACAAGCTCCACTATCACAATGATTATTTTTTAATAATGATATATGTTGTATAGATTGATTATCTTCAGCTCTATCTCTAGTGTTTTGATAATAAAGCGTTTTTATTCCTAATTTGTAAGCAGTTAGTAAATCTTGTAGTAAAATTTTCATAGGAATTTTGCCATTGGCAAACAAATAAGGATCATAGTTTGTATTAGTTGAAATAGATTGATCAATAAATTTTTGCATAATTCCTACAAGTTGCAAATAACCATTATTATTTGGGATATTCCATAGTAATTCATAATTTTTTTTTAAAATTTTATATTCTGGAATTACTTGACGTAACATTCCATTTTTTGATGCTTTAATACTAATAAAACCTCTGGGAGGTTCAATGCCATTAGTTGAATTAGAAATTTGTGAAGATGTTTCTGATGGCATGATTGCTGATAAAGTTGAATTACGTAAACCATATTTTTTGATTTTTTTTCTTAAATTTTCCCAGTTATAATGTAGTGGTTCAGTGCATACAGAATCAATATATTTTCTATAAGTATCAATTGGTAGAAATCCTTGATAATAAGATGTATGGTGAAACCAAGGACAGGAACCTTTTTCTTTTGCTAATTCGCAAGATGCATCAAGTAAATAATATTGTATAGCTTCAAATGTTTTATGGGTTAAGTTATTTGCTGATCCATCAGAGTATCGTACTCCATTTTTAGCTAAATAATAAGCAAAATTAATAACTCCGATGCCTAAAGATCTTCTTCCTTTAGTACTCTTTTCAGCGCTAGTTAACGGATAATTTTGATAATCTATCACTGCATCTAGTCCACGGACAATTAGTTTAGTAATTTCTGAAAGATCTTTAAGATTTTTTATGCATCCTAAATTAATAGCAGATAATGTACATAAAGCTATTTCTCCATTTTTATCATGTAGATCATTTAAAGGTTTCGTAGGTAACGTGATCTCAAGACATAAATTAGATTGTCGAATTGGTGCAATTTGTGGATTAAAAGCACTATGAGTATTGCAATGATCAACATTTTGAATATAGATACGTCCTGTAGATGTTCGTTCTTGCATCATAAGTGTAAATAAATTCATAGCTTTTATTCTTTTTTTTCTAATATTATTATTATTTTCATATTTTAAGTACAAATTTTCAAATAATATTTGATCACAAAAAAATGCATTATATAGATCTGGTACATCTGATGGACTAAATAAAGTAATATTTTCTCCTGAAATCATTCGTTGATACATTAATTTATTAATTTGTACTCCATAATCAATATGACGTACTCTATTTTCTTCTATTCCTCTATTGTTTTTTAAAACTAATAGATTTTCCACTTCAAGATGCCAAATTGGATAGAATAAAGTAGCAGCTCCACCTCTTATACCTCCTTGAGAACAAGACTTAACAGCAGTTTGAAAATGTTTATAAAATGGAATAGCTCCAGTATGAAAAGCTTCTCCAGATCTAATGGGGCTACCTATTGCTCGAATTTGTCCAGCATTAATTCCTATACCTGCTCTTTTTGATACGTATTTTATGATAGCGCTACTTGTAGCATTTATTGAATCTAGGCTATCTGCACATTCAATTAATACGCATGAACTAAATTGTCGAGTAGGTGTACGAACGCCTGACATAATAGGAGTAGGTAATGAAATTTTAAATGTAGAAATAGCATCATAGAAATTTTTAATGTACTTCATTCTTTGAGCATGAGGATAATTAGCAAATAAACAAGCAGAAATTAATATATAAAGAAATTGAGCGCTTTCATAAATTTTTCCATTGACTCTATTTTGTATTAAATATTTTCCTTCTAATTGTTGTACTCCAGAATATGAAAAATTCATATCTCTCTTATGATTTATAAATGAATTCATTATTATATATTCTTTTTTTGTATAATCTATTAGTAAATGTTTATCATATTTTCCTAATTTTACCATATTTTTGACATGTTTATATAATGAAGGAGGCTCAAATTGTCCATAAGCTTTTTTACGTAAATGAAAAATAGATAATCTAGCGGCCATATATTGATAATCAGGAGCTGTTTCTGAAATAAGATCTGCTGCTGCTTTAATTATTGTTTCATGTATGTTAACTGTTTTAATTCCATTATAAAATTGAATTTTAGAACGTAATTCTACTTGTGATACAGAAACGTTTTCTAATCCTTTTGCGGCCCAATTTAGTACACGATGAATTTTATCTAAATTAATTCGTTCTTTACTTCCATCTCTTTTAGTAATAAATAAACTGTGATGCATAATATAACATATTCCTATTTTTATTTAATTACGTATTAAATTAAATTGTTGTTGAGTTAAATAAGAAATTAATATTTTTATATTTTTAATTTTATAGAAAATTTTATTAATAATGGATGAGTATTACCATGAATATAATATTTATAAAAATATTATTTAAAATTAGAATTAAGTATAGGATTTTTTTACTTATTGGATATATTATATGTTTCATTAACTTTTTGTAATGCTACTACTTTTTCTTTTTCTATTGTACGTATTAAAATTACACCTTGTGTATTTCTTCCTAATATACCTACTTCTGATATTCTAGTTCTTACTAATGTACCTGCATTAGTTATCATTAAAATTTGATCATTGTCTAGTACTTGGATAGCTCCTACCATAATTCCATTTTTTTTTGTTATTTTAATAGCAATTATACCTCTTGTAGCACGAGATTTTATAGGAAATTCAGAAATTTTTGTCCTTTTACCATATCCATTTTCTGTTACTGTCAAAATATTCCCTTTTCCATTAGGTACTATTAATGATACTACTTGATCTGTTTTATTTGTTTTAATTCCTTTTATTCCTGCAGCTGTTCTTCCCATGTTTCTTACTTTTTTTTCAGAAAAATGGACAACTTTTCCAGATTTAGTAAATAACATAATGTTATCATTTCCGTTAGTTAAAGATACTCCAATTAATTCGTCATCATTTTTTAAATTAATTGCAATAATACCTGTATTTCGGTGTCTATTAAATTCACTTAAAGAAGTTTTTTTAACTATTCCTTTAGCAGTAGCCATAAAAATATTGATATGATTTTTATTTTTTTGTATTGGTAAAATAGCTGTAATTCTTTCTTTTTTATTTAATGGTAA carries:
- the nrdB gene encoding class Ia ribonucleoside-diphosphate reductase subunit beta; the protein is MTYTTFSKKKNNQLIEPMFFGQSVNISRYDQQKYKIFENLIEKQLSFFWRPEEIDLSRDNIDYHNLPKNEKHIFLSNLKYQTLLDSIQGRSPNVAFLPIVSIPELETWIQTWSFSETIHSRSYTHIIRNIVNNPSLIFDDIITNKNIISRAKDISAYYDKLIKMTNYWHMLGEGSHIINNEKIYINLKTLKKTLYLCLISVNALEAIRFYVSFACSFAFAERQIMEGNAKIIRLIARDEALHLNSTQYMLNIIKTNPINENMKNIASECEEEAFQLFKLVAEQEKKWAEYLFKNGSMLGLNKDILIQYIEYITNIRMNAIGLKSPFSTNSNPIPWINYWLNSDYVQNAPQEVEVSSYLVGQIDSDISDSEFKNFKL
- the nrdA gene encoding class 1a ribonucleoside-diphosphate reductase subunit alpha translates to MHHSLFITKRDGSKERINLDKIHRVLNWAAKGLENVSVSQVELRSKIQFYNGIKTVNIHETIIKAAADLISETAPDYQYMAARLSIFHLRKKAYGQFEPPSLYKHVKNMVKLGKYDKHLLIDYTKKEYIIMNSFINHKRDMNFSYSGVQQLEGKYLIQNRVNGKIYESAQFLYILISACLFANYPHAQRMKYIKNFYDAISTFKISLPTPIMSGVRTPTRQFSSCVLIECADSLDSINATSSAIIKYVSKRAGIGINAGQIRAIGSPIRSGEAFHTGAIPFYKHFQTAVKSCSQGGIRGGAATLFYPIWHLEVENLLVLKNNRGIEENRVRHIDYGVQINKLMYQRMISGENITLFSPSDVPDLYNAFFCDQILFENLYLKYENNNNIRKKRIKAMNLFTLMMQERTSTGRIYIQNVDHCNTHSAFNPQIAPIRQSNLCLEITLPTKPLNDLHDKNGEIALCTLSAINLGCIKNLKDLSEITKLIVRGLDAVIDYQNYPLTSAEKSTKGRRSLGIGVINFAYYLAKNGVRYSDGSANNLTHKTFEAIQYYLLDASCELAKEKGSCPWFHHTSYYQGFLPIDTYRKYIDSVCTEPLHYNWENLRKKIKKYGLRNSTLSAIMPSETSSQISNSTNGIEPPRGFISIKASKNGMLRQVIPEYKILKKNYELLWNIPNNNGYLQLVGIMQKFIDQSISTNTNYDPYLFANGKIPMKILLQDLLTAYKLGIKTLYYQNTRDRAEDNQSIQHISLLKNNHCDSGACSI